The nucleotide window GCTTGGTCCCAAAAGTGCAGAGCATTGTTGTGGTAGGGTGGTACCTTGTTATTGTTATTTGCCTGGTGGGGCTCATCCAATTTATGAGAAATCACAACTGAAAAGTTGAGATGCACAAGCCACAGCCCTGAAATGTCTGACACAGACAAACAGAGGTGACACAGGCTAGAATGAGGACTGATGAGGTTACAGCTGATCAGTGATAAATGATATACAaattagaaatgcattttatccTCAAAACACTGTAGGAAAGGTCCAAGAGAAGGCTCTGTGCCCCCACTGACCATGGTATCCTCTACCCACTCTGAGCTGCAGATAATGGTGCCACAATTGGTGCCTGGGTGTCCCTTTGTAACACTGCTGGTTTCTTCTTTGcaccccattaaaaaaaaaaaaggggttggGCTCAGGAGCTGGCTTTGTCCTGTGCTCAGTCATTCCCAGAGTGGACATCATCAACCTTCAGAGCTCAGGAGCTCTCCTGGCACACCAATGTTATCAGAAACCTGTTTTAGCAGAGCTGGGAGGTCACTGCAGGGAGTTTTGCACTGCCAGCCTGTCCTTTTCCCATCTGGGAGCCTGTCCTTTTGGAATCCACTGCCACCCTGTCACCTCACTGCCCTGGAGGAGCTCCACAGCTGGAGTGGTGACAAATGCTTCAACATATGCATTTTGTCTGGCATGAAAACAGAGCCAGCACTCACCTTCAAGGCTCTCTAGAAGGCTCTAAATAACATTAGcagaggagaaataaacatcttcTTCAAGTAAGAGCTCAAGGAGCACTCCAGCCCACTGACATTTGAGGATtcacacagcaggagcagaactgCCATGAAAACTGTCCTCTCATGACACGGACGCTATTGGACCACTCGCAGTAATTGTTAATAAAGACACACAGATTTCCTTAAAACTTATTTCCATGTTGGCAGCTGAGtcagctgcagccctgtggtCATTCCTGcgcctgcagccagcagcagaatgGGCTTTTccctgggaggagaggagaccAGAGCACCACAGAACCACACAATcccagaatgggtcaggttggaagggaccacagtgggctCATCTgttccacctccctgctccagcagggccatcccagagcacagggcacaggattgtgtccagtCAGTTCCTGAATaactccagtgagggagactccagcccctctctgggctctgctcagggctggccctgcccagggcagcagttctgcctcctgggcagggcaattgccgggctcaggccctgcccgtggctctggtgccgctgctgggccccggagcagagcccgggccctgccctgagccctccctgcagccagggacagccagggctgagggcccctctcagctggggctcctctcgaggctgagcagccccggctccctcagcctgtgctgggcacggagctgctccaggcccttcctcagctgcgcagcctccgccggccccgctccaggagctccctggccctgctgggctgaggagccagagctggacacggcaccccagaggtgcccccagggctgaggagaggggcaggatcacaTCCCTTAAGGGctgaagcaaaagcagcagccttCCCAGGGCCCCAGAAGTACCTGGGGGGGCTGACCAGAGACggacacaggcagcagcagagagatgtGACATCTCTTCCTGTGCCGGACATGGATGGACATCCGTGATGCTGTCACAGTGGTGGGGTTGTGTCTCACAGCCCTGTCCAGAGGGACAGGAGCTCTCTgggcacacagagcaggaactCAGGGAAGCAAAACTGCATTCAAAACAGTTCTGGTTGACAGTGGAGGCAGCAGGTGGTTAGCCACCAAATCCTGCTCTGAAAAGCCACCGCCAGTGAAAACATTCTTGATTTTTATCAATAATCCCAAACTAACAACTGAAAActgaaagttttgcttttaaagcaaaGTTGTCATTGTTTCGGTTCTTGACAAAGCACCAAACATTTGCCAGAGAGGTTTCAACACAAATACCTTGACCAGCACTTCATTTTCTAAACCACCAAGCATGTTCTGGGTGGAATATCTGTCCAGGCTGCCCCAGAAGTGGCCAGTGTGGGGTTGGTTCTCTCCATTGAAAGCTGTCTTTGTCCATGGCTTCTGCCAGGAAGCAAAAGGGGACATCAAAATGTCCCTGTGGTCctgctgggaggagctgcaTAGCTGAGGTCTTAGAGGAGTCTGGATATCGCAGTCCCTGGAGAGAGGGATGTGGAGAGGACAGGAAGGAGGTCCCCTCCATCTCCTTCCACACTGCAGGAGGGGAAGAACAGCTCTGTGGGAATGAGTGTCAGGAAGGACAGGGTCAGGACCCACCCCCTCACCTGCAGAGTGAAGGTTTTAAGGAAATCAGCTTGCTGCTGGAATCCTTCTCATCAAACATGGATGAGACACGGAAAATGCCATTATGTAGATCCCCAGGAAAGGAGGCCAGGACCTCACCAGGAGGGAGTTATTCAGTGTGTGAGTGCAGAAAGGGGGATGTAAGTTTTGAAGGCACTGAGTGCCAGCAGCATGGACAAAAAAAGCAGGTGTTCATTGCAGAaaatccagctgggaattcTCTCACAGCCAACCAATGGAGGACAGACAGGTCACAGAGCCTGAGCTGCATTTGGGCTGTATTTCATTGCCCAGATCATCACACCTCTTGCAGGGAGGAGTGAGGTGTGGCCAGCACATGGATCCCACCCAAATCCTGCCAGGACCAGACAGTGGTGCTCCTCAGGTGGCTCTGGCTCCTGTGCAGAGCTCCTGtgagccagcccagctgagcaggCATCCCCATGGGAGACATCACCAAAACTAGCTGGGCTGgggcttccctctgctctgccttcccactCCAAACCATCCCCTTCCCAAGCACCATCACTTGGCCGTCACTTCCATTAGTGACCATTTCCAGAGATCAGTTGTGCTGTTTTCATGGAAATTCCTACTTCACAAAGCTGGCAATGGTCAAACATCACGGTAATTTTCACAGAGAACAATGCCTTTCAGGGTTTTCCAGATTATTACCCCAAGCAGGTCGAAACAGCACTCTCAGTGAGGAACTTACTCTTTACCCCGTGTGCTGGTTTAGCAAAAACCAGCATCAAACCTCGACACCCTGTCACTAAATAAATCTGGAGACAGAGGCAGCCATCAGGGTTGTCACTCAAATGCCTCAAGATGTGACACACACTGTGTAGCAGCCCTAATCATGAAATCctaggatggtttgggttggaactGACCTTAAAGCTCCTCTTGTTCCaaacctctgccatgggcagggacaccttccactagtccaggttgctccagcctggccttggacacttccagggatgaggcagccacagcttctctgggcagcctgtgccagtgctccaAGTGGTTTTAGggtattttaaaaggcaaaaccaagGTGAATGCTGGAGAAGTGCCTCCTCCAGATGTGCTCTGGTGTGGCTCTGTGCTGTTCACACCACACCACAGAACGGTGTCAGATTCTGCCACTCAGGCTCCTGAGTAAACCCCAGCCTGAGCCCAGACTGTCCCAGAGTGGCTGCTGGTGGTGCCCCACttcctcccctgtccctcctcaAAACCTCAGgacaaaattcccttttcccaaaTGCCAGGGAaatctcccagcagctccaaaccGCCTCCCCCAGTCCTGCAGCCCAGTGTGGAGTCAGACACTCCTGCACACAGTCCTTGTcttcagcagagaaacaaacTCACCCCTGCCCTGACCTTTACCTAACAACAGGAGATCCTTGTTCACTGACAAGTTGCAGTGAATTTGTTTTATGTGACCATAAACTAGGGAATAAAATGTCTCTGCCACCTATGTTTCCAGAGAGCCATGGGAATTTTTTCTCATTGCTTCTCCCCACTTGTAAACTCAGCCCTTCTTATCAAACTCAGCCTTTCTATCCAAACTCAGCCCTTCTTACCACACTCACCGTGCTCATGTGAAAGGTGAGGGATCCTCCCAGACCTAATAACTATTGTGAGCTTCAGAGTCCAAatcctggctgagctggagccaCTAACCAAaattcccagccctttcccactATGTGTAAGGGTAAATAACCCTTCTtgtctgttgttttttttttctttacaagaaCAGTAAATGATGCAGAAGAACCCTGTGCAGACACCCCTGACCCTCGTGGTGCAAGGGGCTGACAGCAGACAGACCctcacctctcctgtgaggatCTGCTCCTTGGCTGTGGGGACAAAATGAATTTATGTCACAGAAGTTCTGCCTGTCCTCTCTTTGCCTACAGGCACCACTCACCTGAACACCTCCAAATCTGCCTGGCACAAAAATATCAAAGCCACATTCTCCATGGGAAAATCCTCTCTTGGGTAAAGAAAATTAAGCCTCATTCACACAAGTGAGGCAGTTTTGGACTTTATCGATGCCAGGTAATGTGGGTGCCACTAGTCCCCATACTAAAAACCAAGACACGCTGATGCtaactcagttttatttttgctttcccaCTTGTCAAGATCCCAGCAGTGAGCCAGACTTGCATAAAACATTCAAACTCTACACAGAGCCTCAGTTCTTTGTGAACACAGTGCAAAAACTTCTGCATGGCCCAGTTTGGAAGAGACCTGGAGCAGGAGCATGGCTTAAAACCACATCACCTAAAGGAAGGCCAGAAACCAGGCAGCCCatcagttttctgtgttttctgtccgactgtatttttctcttttattgtgTTAGTCAGGTgctaaacaaataaaatcaattcTGAACTTATAAAAAGCAATTGGAAATGTCTAGTCTTTTATAGTGAAATCTTGACTGAATCAGCCCACAGATCTTGGAGAAAAATCAATCATCATTTCCATCCTGCTACGTGCGCTACTAAAATTAAGAATTGATGTTTGGCTGCAAAGGGAAATTATTTCAAGAGAACCACCTTAGCACCAGTTTTCAGTGTTCATAAACCTCCTGTTTACGGCTCTTCTCACAGCAGATGAACTCCTACATCCCACCATgaattataaatattaatgaGGGATCCTGATTTACATACCGTTTCCATCTTAATGGGCATCAAAATTGCAAGCAGGGCAACAGCACCACTTATGGTAATAGCAAGTAGTAAACATGTCCCCAGACTAAAGAGGTCATAAACCTATGTTAAACACCCCTGTAATTGCAGCCTCTCCCATATCCAAACCAAAGTTCAGATGATTTTGCCAGTAGCCTTTCCATAAAGACAGAAAGCCTGGAGTGGGGCATCTGAAGAAGCACTTCACTCTGATGCAGCCTAAATATTTTAGCAACATGCTCTGCCCATTTGGAAGCACCACTCCCTACATCTTCTTTGATTTACTGCAGCCCAGCCTATGTTACTTGTATGATATAATGTGCACACCACATTTAATATCCTCCAGAATATGCCACAGCCACAGTGAAAGCCATCCCTTCCTCCAAATAatctccatcccagcagctctaTTTATTAATGAGCACACAGCTCATTTCCACGCCAccagctggaagctgctgttTCCCCAGTGCTCAGGggctgtgcagcaccagcagcctgggctgtgtgGCACCCTGAGCACAGTGGTgtcccctccagctcccatcTGGCTTCCCACAGACTTTTCTCAGCCCAGCTGTGGTGGGGTTCGTGGTGGCCACAAGAGTCACCTTGCTCCAGTGGGGTTTGTAATCAACCTGTGGCTCTCAGGAGGTGCCTGGGAGGAGGCAGCCCCGTTTGCCCCCAAGATGCACCCACGGGGGGCTAGGCTGCCTAAAGAAGTGGTAAGGAGGGTGATGACCACTGCACCAAGCCgttttttttcaagttcttcCCAACCAGCTTTGGTCCAGCTGGCTCTCCCAGCCGTTGGTTTCTTGCCCATCAATCACTGGATTCAGTCCCGCTTACACCACCCTCTGTTCATCCCTTCTTTTGGTCTTTGATTACTGCAATTAATACCTCTGATGTTGCCTCCCCGAGGCCACCTCCTCCGTGGCCTCAGGGGCAGAGCATTCCCACCTTCCCTgatgccagggcagggacacttctTCTCCCTCTGATGCCAGGAGGGGGACACTGCACGGCTCTGCCTGTGTTTTGTCCTGCTTCTCTTAAATCTATTTCAAAAAGATTGCAGTCAACTTTGAGAACTGAGTTACTGACTTTGATAGGAAAATTACTGTTCCAGTATACAGTAAGTGGCAGTGCTCTAGAACACTGTTAAATCAGAGTCTGGAAAATGAGCTTTAATAAAAAGCATTCCAGTCACACACTGTGACAGCTTTTAGTGAAATCGGCTCCACCAGTTTGATTCTCCCACGAACACGGCGAGATACTCCAGCAGCTTTGAGCCATGGGATCAGCAAGCAGACACTTTTATGATAAATGGCCCCAGAAACCcaaattacagctgcagcaAATGAACAGTACGTTGAAATTACTCGGTGGCTTTCTGTCTGAGCCACCGTGCAGTTACCTGAGTGTACACTGACACCTAGTGAGACACAGGCTGCGAGCAGAGGGTGAACTGGggttattttattaaaaaaacgTAAACAGCCAGCCCTCCCTGATGCTAAACCTCCTTGTCCATGGTGGGGTGGTTGGAAGTAAATGACCTTTGGGGTCTTTCCCAACGCAAATCATTCTATGAGTCTTTGGCTGCCGTGAGATTATAAAGTGTTGGGTTATTTCTgcccctccctctccttcaaGCAAAGTGATCCAGTTTTGATTTCTAAATGCTGCACCTCTGCCACCCAAAGGGTTAATTCATCACTTCTCgtttctgctctccctgctccggTCACCCCCTCCTCATCTACGGGCATAGGTAGGAAGAACAGCTGGGATTTGGTGTGGATGAATCCAAGTCTAAAGATGGAGGTGTAGGGAGAGCTCAGCCAATCGCTCTGGTGTTAAAATTCACCATTCTGGTTGAACTGCAGGGTGCCAAAATAGTGTAACCATGCTGGGACTGCAGGCTTGGGAGTCTTTCCTGGTGGGAGCCACAGCACtgaccacagaatcacagaccggtttggggtggaagggaccttaaagctcctctcatcccaccccctgccatgggcagggacaccttccaccatcccaggctgctccaagccccgtccaacccggcctggacactgccagggatccagggacagccacagcttctctgggaagtTGCAAATAACCCCAGGGGACTCAGTCCCCTCCCAGGGAACCAGGCTGCTTTGAGTCCCGGTGTCTTGTCCACCTCTGCTCTGAGACAGGGGAACACACCGGATTTGAAGCCCAGTTCCAGTGCGGGAGGGTGGCACCACTCCAGGACTGCACAGATGGATTCGGGCCCTGGTTTCCaaagcaggtgctgctgcatcACACAAACCTCACCCGGAGCTGGGTTTGAATTACGGGGAGAAACAGCATGAGGAGGGCTTGTCAAGAGAGATGCTACAGGCCAGCAACCCCCCAATTGCTTCACGAGTATTCTGGACAGGATACCGACAGGAAACGCACAGGAGCGGTGCCAGGCACCACGCCCTCGTCCCACATGGGGCAAGCACCTTCCCGGGTGCCAAGACCTCGTTTTATGGGAATGTCACAGCACTCGTCGTCTTTATTTTGGGGCTTGAGAGCAGCACCTAAAGCGCTGCCCGCTCCGCCACTGCTCTGCCCACTCCGGAGTCTCTTTCCTGTCATTAAGACGGCGAGTTACAGCCTCCTGGGAGGTACCGCAGGAACCTCCCGCTTCTCCGCGAGCGGTTCCGGTGATAATTCCCGTAGTGAGAGCCCCACAGCCGCGCCCAGGCGGCAGCAACACCCCACAAGCCACCGAAGCCCCGCCGCTCGCCCCGCGCACCCCGCACCGCCCCGGatgcggccccgccgcgccgaGCGCTTCCGCCAGCGCGTGCGCCGAGCTCTCGCCGCTCCTATTGGCTGGAgggggcggagggggcggggcctggggGCGGAGAGTTTTCCCATTGGCTGCCaggcgcgggggcggggccaggcGCGGGGCGGCCCTGAGGGCGCTCGGGGCAGGGGCACCgggagggagcggggagcgCGTCCCGTGAGGGACCCGGGTGCGGGACCCGGGTGCGGGACGCGGCCATGCGAGGCCCCGGCGCGGCCATGCAGCGCTTCCTCTGCCCGCTGCTGTGCCTCTGGGCGCTGCGGCTGCCAGCGGGCACCAGCACGGCCGCCCGCGGGCTGGATGTCGCTTCCTACCGGTGAGTACGGAGCGGGCGGTGCGGGGCCCATCCGGGCCGGGGCTGAGCGCGCCGTGCTTGTGCCGCAGGGAGCGGGTGCGTGCCATGTTCTACCACGCCTACGAGCACTACCTGGAGAGCGCCTTTCCCTACGACGAGCTGCGGCCGCTGACGTGCGACGGGCAGGACACCTGGGGCAGGTAagggctgtccctgggatggGGGATGCGCCGCCCCCCTCCGCCGGGTCTCACCTTGCTTCTCTCTTCCGCAGCTTCTCCCTGACTCTGATCGACGCCCTGGACACTCTGCTGGTGAGTAGGAGCCAGCCCTGAGTGCTCACAGCCTGCTCAAGGCCCCTGTGAGCCACCTGTACGCCTGGATTTTACGTGGTGGTGTCAAAAGTCAGTTATTCATTGACCTGGGagctttgcatttccttttgtgTCACCCCTGGGAGGCAGGTGGCAGTGTCCCATTGCCCTCTGGAATAAAGAACTAAGGTGTGTGAAGAAAGCATTTTGAAGCAAGATGAAACTGTCAGTCAGTTTTTTAGTAATATCTGTTACTAATGATTTCACAAAATAGTAAAACCAAACTAAAATCAGCCCCAAGTATTGAactgctctttgttttcctgtgaacTCTTAAGCCTGATTCTCTGTTTCCCTGCAGATCTTGGGAAATGTCTCCGAGTTCCAGCGAGTTGTCaatgtgctgcaggagggagtgGACTTCGATATTGATGTCAACGCATCTGTCTTTGAAACAAACATTCGAGGTGAGGTGGGGTTTTCTGTAGGGTTTTGCTTGGGTTTCCCTTCTGTACGAGTCTCAGAGATAGTGGTGAGGAGGTGGTCAGAGGGAATTTGGGATGCGGAGTAACAGGACAcataaacagagagaaaaatcccaaacaaatgTCACTTCCTTTTAGTCTTTGCACGTCCCTTTTTGCTTCCTGTCTCAACACAAGCAGAAGTAGACGTGGCACTTTCAGTATTCTGGCGTGAGGTTTTCAGCATTGTAGTAAacatatttttcactgaaagaataCAGATTTTATCCTGTCATCTTTTGCATACTGTTTTGGATTAGAGATTATTAATTTCTagggttattcttttttttttttttttttttttttgaaaatcacAAAGGCCTTTGGAATCTTGCACTGGGTTGGATGCTGGACTGCTTCAGTGCCATCCAACTAAAAGACACTGTCAGGGCACAGAACTGTTACTTGTGCTTTTGTTGTTTCTCCTGCCAAATAATTGCTGAGCTAATTTTTGCAGCAGTGTAATTTCTCTGTGGTTGTTATGTGACCATAGACAAGCCTGTGAAATAGCTAATATTAGCTAATATAGCTGTATTAGCTATATAAGTAATAACTAATAGCTAAGTATAGCTAATAACTCACAGCTGCTGTTAGTCATATGAAAATTCTTGACTCTGGCCTAGACAGTTTTCTCCAAGGGGCTTAAGAACTTTACACAAATAAATGTATTGTCtggaagaaatgaaacagaattccCCTCATAAAGGTTTGTGTTCATTATACTGGTGCATAATATCATATATAATTGATTCTGATAGTCTTCAGGGCAGTGCAGGCATAGTAGGGCAAGTAGGGCCTGATGCTTCTaaagtaacagaagaaagatATAGAATCTgagagtggtttgggtgggaaaacaccttaaagatcatccattccaccccctgccaccggcagggacaccttccactatcccaggttgctccaagccccatccagcctggccttggacacttccagggttggggcagccacagcttctctgggcaccctgtgccagggcctccccaccctcccagggaacaatttcttcccaatatccaatttAACCCTGTCAGAGggtcagtttgaagccatcaCTCCACACGTTTCTGCTGTCCTGCAAAcaagcagagagaaacaaatcTCTCTTCTTTTGTGACATTTGAATTAGGCTGGTAAGGGTGAGCCatctcacttttttcccccctaaacCATGCCTCTGATAACGATGAGCGTAACTGGTGTGAgatttccttcctccccacatGGTGTAATGGAGTCTGATGTGCCCTTGCAGTGGTGGGAGGGCTCCTCTCTGCTCACCTGCtctccaggaaggctggagttGAAGTCGAGGCAGGCTGGCCGTGCTCGGGGCCTCTCCTGAGGATGGCTGAGGAAGCAGCTCGCAAACTGCTGCCAGGTGAGCCCCTGTCTGCTTTGTGTCACGGTGCTGGGGGtcctgagctggctgctgcctgtgatGGGAGATGCACTGCTTGATGAGCCAGCTCATAAACCAGCCCTGAGCTCCAAGCAAGTTTAGTTTGCAGGGAAGATGTGGCTGTATATGTGCACACATCAGTGTGTTTGTTGCTTGTTGAGAGGAACtgtatttaatataaataataaattaaggCTGTGAGACAGCAGCTTGTAAAGACAAGAAGATGCTGCCTTATATGCTCCTtgtgggctgcagctgggctaTGTGCCCTCGTGGCATGGCACTGTTCCCTTGTGTGCACCCATGGAGTGATCACAGCCTCAGTGTTTGCACTTTGCTGTCCAGTGTGGTTAGTGACTACCTTACCTGTGCTGTAAAAAATGTGGGGCTGCAGACTGCTGCTCTGGCAAGGTGGGAGATCCCAGGACCTTTCCGGGAATGGGTGTACCTTGGGACAccctctctgcccttcccaggatcacactctgcttctccttttgttctctgcagTTACTCCGGACCCACTTCCTGCCCATGTGCAGTGGGATGTGAGGCACATGTTTGCTTGAGAGTCTGTTAAACACAACACTGAGCACTTCTGTGACCccaaaattctgtgtttcagcTTTCCAGACCCCAACTGGGATGCCCTATGGCACAGTGAACCTGCTGCATGGAGTAAACCCTGGGGAGACCCCAGTCACCTGTACTGCTGGAATTGGCACCTTTATAGTGGAGTTTGCCACCTTAAGCCACCTTACTGGTGACCCAGTGTTCGAGGATGTTGCCAGGAAGGCTTTGAAGGCACTGTGGAAAAATCGCTCAGATATTGGGCTGGTGAGTGAGGAATGGACTTGGAACGTGCTGGGCTGCTTTTTGTGTAGTTTTGTGGGTGCAATGCTAGgcataaaaaaacctcaacagaGAGGAGACAGAATTAGATAAATAACCACAGTGCTCACAACTGGGCTGAAGGCTCGTGCTTGACATTGTTCCTGACACCTGCAGCATCCACATCTCTGCTTTACTGCAGCAGCCCAACATTATCCCATTGTTCTGGCCCACACCAGATGTGGCTGGGAGACAAATGCCtcctgctgggtgctgcagctTTTGTGAGAGCAGCTGTAGCAGATTAAATGAGAGGTCTGTCTGATGCCTGATGGGACAAAGGCCTAGGGAAGTGAACAAGAGCATGGCAAGTGCACTGAGATACTACCAGCCTGTACAGCTCTGGGGTTCAGGAATATCCAGAGCTGGGAGCATTATCTCCGTGTTCACTGTCTCCTGCTCTTTTCTACTGTTGCTTTTTTAACTTCTGTGAACTCTTGGTGTTGCATATGTGAAGtgaaacagatttatttataCCCTGTGTTTATTGCAACAAATTATTCACACAGGCTGTGTGAAGAAATGGTTCcctttgtttgctttgggatttgtttatttttgatttATACTCCAAATCCTCAGTCATTGCTggctttttttcatgtttgctaAGAAAGACGTGATCATGTATTTAATTCTTCATCAGCTGGGTTTGTTCACAGGCTGAAGAGTGCCAGCatctatttaaatattaacatgGCAGCTCTTGTGCCTTTGACATTCTTGGTCTCTATCTCTGTCTCTGCACCTCTCCATCCTTCTGTACTCTTTTGTAAGTTCAGAATTAGGACCAGACACTTCATGTTGAAATTGTGCATTTTTACAGTACATTATAGTGTGTTGTTTTGGCCAGTGAAGCATTGATAGtggaagaataaaatgtttattatatatataaaatacattatcagcataaaaatggtattttctacAGTTTGTATTTCTCTGATGCTGATAAATGTGTTGTGTAATGGAGAAAATCGGTTGGACTGGACATTGTCTAGCTGTGAAACTGATGGTCTGATAAAAGGACCAGGATTCCTTGTGTCACTTCAACTCactctctccttctccttcactCCTTCCAGGTGGGGAACCACATTGATGTGATCACTGCCAAGTGGGTGGCCCAGGATGCTGGGATTGGGGCCGGGGTGGACTCCTACTTTGAATACCTGGTTAAAGGAGCCATCCTCCTGCAGGACAAGGAGCTGATGTCCATGTTTTTAGGTGagtggtttgttttctgtgagaAGGGGCCCAGCacctgtggcaggaggagatgAAGGATCTAATGGGGCACATTCATGACTGTTCCTGAAGCCTTTGCTGTAATACTTTTGAACAGTCTGTGGTAACAGTTACCAAAGTGAGCGCCCTGAGAAGTCATTCAGCATGGCTCAAGTGAAAAAGGGGCTTCTTTCATTCttgaaaatcagcttttttttttctttctttctttttgttacaCATGGCTTACCTACTCATCTGTTTCTTTACAGAATATAACAAAGCTATCAAAAATTACACCAAGTTTGATGACTGGTACCTGTGGGTTCAGATGTACAAAGGAACGGTGTCCATGCCTGTGTTCCAGTCCCTGGAGGCCTATTGGCCAGGCCTGCAGGTAagagctgtcacagcagcagcatctggtGATTCTGTTCATCTGTCAGGGCTTGGTCTTCAGGAAGAAAGTTACAAATATAACCCTCATCTGTGCAGGTTTAAAAGTTTGTGTTGATCTCTGGTGAAATCTACCGTAGCCTCAGCCTATAGAAGAtgatgctgaagaaaatgttgattttatttaaagtcTACAAAAAAGTCTCCCATTCAGCATGATGGGAGGGCAGTTTTGTTGTAGCAAACTCCTCTGACAGTGGTCCCATAATCCAGATGGGaatgcaaggaaaaggaaactcaCCTCTCTTTTCTGTCACCTCAcaaatgtttcatttgtgtggattttttccCATCAAGAGCTTTGCTTTCTCATCAGTCTTCAGGTTTGGGCTGAGGCTTTATTATCTTCCCTAAGAGACTGCATGCTGGGATTGACTAAACATTTGAAGAAACACagccttctttaaaaaaaatcagagactTCATATTATTTCAGGTGTGGGAATGTGATccaacagaaaagcagcattttgagTCTTACCTGTTCTTAAGGTATCCTGCCCCAGTATCAGTTACACCATCCAGACCTGCTGAAATACCCATTTCTGTCACTGGGTATTTCTTTGCCTGTAGGAATGTTATTGCATCAATTCCTGTGCTGGTTTTTCCTCACTCCCATGTTTTTTTGCTGATTGTTTCCTGTCTCTCAGAGCCTCATTGGGGATGTAGATAATGCCATGAGG belongs to Corvus moneduloides isolate bCorMon1 chromosome 17, bCorMon1.pri, whole genome shotgun sequence and includes:
- the LOC116452786 gene encoding ER degradation-enhancing alpha-mannosidase-like protein 2: MRGPGAAMQRFLCPLLCLWALRLPAGTSTAARGLDVASYRERVRAMFYHAYEHYLESAFPYDELRPLTCDGQDTWGSFSLTLIDALDTLLILGNVSEFQRVVNVLQEGVDFDIDVNASVFETNIRVVGGLLSAHLLSRKAGVEVEAGWPCSGPLLRMAEEAARKLLPAFQTPTGMPYGTVNLLHGVNPGETPVTCTAGIGTFIVEFATLSHLTGDPVFEDVARKALKALWKNRSDIGLVGNHIDVITAKWVAQDAGIGAGVDSYFEYLVKGAILLQDKELMSMFLEYNKAIKNYTKFDDWYLWVQMYKGTVSMPVFQSLEAYWPGLQSLIGDVDNAMRTFLNYYTVWKQFGGLPEFYNIPQGYTVDKREGYPLRPELIESAMYLYRATRDPTLLELGRDAVESIEKISKVDCGFATIKDLRDHRLDNRMESFFLAETVKYLYLLFDPDNFIHNDGSDFDVVVTPYGECVLNAGGYIFNTEAHPIDPAALHCCRRRKEEQWEVEDLMREFYSQKKTKKFTLKRAPDHGEGENAKDPGDASSEKAGEKRNSKKSSHSLLSCPSQSFNSKLAVLGQVFLDNT